From one Alicyclobacillus acidocaldarius subsp. acidocaldarius Tc-4-1 genomic stretch:
- a CDS encoding COX15/CtaA family protein yields the protein MIRSRGFGVFVFVIAILSAVQNFIVNGIGFLDAYTGSAFGCGHEWFLCNGQVLPSLQALEKSLSMFIEFMHRVGVPILTILLLVSAVSALLRYRGWREIQLFVALSIFFVLLEAVLGGLAVVYNEPASVIATHFGVSLLAFACTVLLAIYVRRAERVYGEYLATGVKLPLRDEAPSVGFRWFAWLGVPILYLDMYIGAYISSSGAGDAFRGLPFPTESGIYNFHDALLLDWVHRSFALFLVLWMLTLVAWTNRLKAERPDLFRGAVFALVFVVLQALSGVYLIASHVSIQAFMLHVSIVSGLFVSLLYVAFQSVPPFVPAASRNAVDVGRERTAH from the coding sequence ATGATCAGGAGCCGCGGCTTCGGGGTGTTTGTGTTCGTCATCGCCATCCTTTCGGCGGTGCAGAACTTCATCGTGAACGGCATCGGCTTCCTTGACGCGTACACGGGCTCGGCGTTCGGATGTGGGCACGAGTGGTTCCTGTGCAACGGTCAGGTTCTACCGAGCCTTCAGGCCCTCGAGAAGTCGCTCAGCATGTTCATTGAATTCATGCACCGCGTGGGCGTTCCCATCCTCACAATTCTGCTGCTCGTCTCCGCGGTGAGCGCCTTGTTGAGGTATCGGGGATGGCGTGAGATTCAACTGTTTGTCGCCCTGAGCATCTTCTTCGTCCTCCTTGAGGCGGTCCTCGGCGGGCTCGCGGTGGTGTACAACGAGCCCGCTTCGGTCATCGCGACGCATTTCGGCGTGTCGCTCTTGGCCTTTGCCTGTACCGTGCTCCTGGCCATCTATGTGCGCCGGGCCGAGCGCGTATACGGAGAGTACCTCGCGACGGGCGTCAAGCTTCCGCTGCGCGACGAGGCCCCGAGCGTCGGCTTTCGCTGGTTTGCGTGGCTTGGCGTTCCGATTCTCTACCTCGATATGTACATCGGGGCGTACATCTCGTCGAGCGGCGCGGGCGATGCGTTTCGGGGGCTTCCGTTTCCGACCGAGTCGGGGATTTACAATTTCCATGACGCGCTGCTCCTCGATTGGGTCCATCGCTCCTTCGCGCTGTTTTTGGTGCTCTGGATGTTGACGCTTGTGGCGTGGACGAACCGGTTGAAGGCTGAGCGCCCGGACTTGTTCCGCGGCGCGGTGTTTGCCCTGGTGTTTGTCGTGCTTCAGGCGTTGTCTGGCGTATATTTGATTGCTTCGCACGTGAGCATCCAGGCGTTCATGTTGCACGTGTCCATTGTGTCCGGTCTGTTTGTGTCGCTCCTTTATGTGGCGTTTCAGTCCGTCCCTCCGTTTGTTCCGGCCGCGAGCCGAAACGCGGTGGATGTGGGACGGGAGCGAACGGCGCATTGA
- a CDS encoding D-alanyl-D-alanine carboxypeptidase family protein, whose amino-acid sequence MAFRLIRLGCAALAAAASLAVYSPAVRAERSTSPPVSTESLIPREDVLNVQLGPVPYVVGEDASAWPSIVSQAAVVMDMDTGVVVYAKHPTALHYPASITKIMTALLALRLGHLTDVLTASTDAVRQPPDKLYMRAGEKETLKDLLYGLLIDSANDAAVEIAERYGGSVAHFADMMNAEARALGATHTHFVNPSGLPDPRHVTTAYDMALIARAAMQIPEFRTIVDTRSYPWKGTAWQATLTNLNRMLFTYPGAIGVKTGFTSVAHETLVVAAKRGGTTFLAVLMDCPTDAQIRQDATDLLNFAFAHYQTQRILPAGYRAGFVSARDGKDPVITPEPVLATVPLGHPLDVENVLHEQAPLHAAPKGTVAGELDLVDVSTGKKLGTVPLVLAEPYQPVPKPIPWVKLAARTGTAVVLMAALVSGWRRRRRSRLSSRARVVRVQPWQESWQSARRGRR is encoded by the coding sequence ATGGCATTTCGTCTTATCCGCCTCGGATGCGCCGCGCTTGCTGCGGCCGCGTCGTTGGCCGTGTACAGTCCCGCGGTGCGGGCAGAACGCTCGACGTCGCCTCCGGTTTCGACCGAGTCGCTCATTCCTCGCGAAGACGTGTTGAACGTTCAGCTCGGTCCCGTTCCCTACGTCGTCGGAGAAGACGCCTCCGCATGGCCTTCCATTGTGTCGCAGGCGGCTGTGGTGATGGACATGGACACGGGCGTTGTAGTCTACGCCAAGCACCCCACAGCACTTCACTACCCCGCCAGCATTACGAAGATCATGACGGCGCTCCTCGCCCTGCGGCTCGGGCACCTGACCGATGTGTTGACGGCCTCCACCGATGCGGTCCGCCAACCCCCGGACAAGCTGTACATGCGCGCCGGCGAGAAGGAGACACTGAAAGATTTGCTGTACGGCCTGCTGATCGATTCCGCCAACGATGCCGCGGTCGAGATCGCCGAGCGATACGGCGGCAGCGTGGCCCACTTCGCGGACATGATGAACGCGGAAGCGCGAGCTCTAGGCGCCACCCATACGCATTTCGTGAACCCCAGCGGGCTGCCGGACCCTCGCCACGTCACCACCGCGTACGACATGGCGTTAATCGCCCGCGCGGCGATGCAGATCCCAGAGTTTCGCACGATTGTCGATACGCGATCCTACCCGTGGAAGGGAACCGCGTGGCAGGCGACGCTCACCAACTTGAATCGCATGCTGTTCACGTATCCGGGCGCCATTGGCGTCAAAACGGGATTTACGAGCGTGGCGCATGAAACCCTTGTCGTGGCCGCCAAGCGAGGCGGTACGACATTTCTCGCAGTGCTGATGGACTGTCCCACGGACGCGCAAATCCGCCAGGATGCCACGGACTTGCTCAATTTCGCGTTTGCGCACTATCAGACGCAGCGCATTCTACCCGCCGGATACCGAGCGGGCTTTGTCTCGGCGCGCGATGGGAAGGATCCCGTCATCACGCCAGAGCCGGTCCTCGCGACGGTGCCCCTCGGTCACCCTCTCGATGTGGAGAACGTGTTGCACGAGCAGGCGCCGCTCCATGCAGCGCCGAAGGGAACGGTGGCGGGGGAACTCGATCTCGTCGATGTCTCGACGGGCAAAAAGCTCGGCACGGTGCCGCTGGTGCTCGCGGAGCCATACCAACCCGTACCAAAGCCCATTCCGTGGGTCAAGCTTGCTGCGCGCACTGGCACGGCGGTGGTGCTGATGGCGGCCCTTGTGTCTGGGTGGCGTCGGCGCAGACGGTCGCGCTTGTCCTCGCGCGCTCGCGTCGTGCGCGTCCAGCCGTGGCAGGAATCCTGGCAGAGCGCGCGGCGGGGCCGCAGGTAG
- a CDS encoding iron-containing alcohol dehydrogenase family protein produces MWNDEGTSLMFSYSIQTHIEFGDGAVEQLPEHLVARGFGRRLLIVTDPGLVRAGVADRIAGLLARAGFVPRVFAEVRPNPDESVCFAGRDAFFEHRADGVVAVGGGSSLDAGKAIALLARQGGTPSDYALNRRPYGPPAPVCAVPTTAGTGSEVTRSAVITEQGTHRKLTLKHESLRPPLAVCDPALTASLPPDVTAHTGVDALVHAIEGSTCKGTHPIARAYAHKALGLIYRALPSAVKHGDPASRRDMLLGSLLAGLAFGSTDVASVHCLAEALGSLYDTPHGLANAVMLLPTLRYNLPCSVELYAWVARAMGLAREEDGAERAAEALLAGLRTWLESLEIPKLRDLPGVNPSDFDRLAELAYENTSTPSNPRPMTVSDYRAVLEMAYAD; encoded by the coding sequence ATGTGGAATGACGAAGGGACGAGCCTGATGTTTTCCTACTCCATTCAGACGCACATCGAGTTCGGCGACGGCGCCGTCGAGCAGCTCCCCGAGCACCTCGTGGCCCGAGGGTTTGGGCGCCGCCTGCTCATCGTGACGGATCCCGGGCTGGTGCGGGCCGGCGTGGCGGATCGCATCGCGGGACTTCTCGCTCGCGCCGGATTTGTGCCCCGGGTGTTCGCCGAGGTTCGGCCCAACCCGGATGAATCCGTCTGCTTCGCCGGCCGAGACGCCTTCTTCGAGCACCGCGCGGACGGCGTGGTGGCCGTGGGCGGCGGCAGCAGCCTAGACGCGGGTAAGGCTATTGCGCTGCTGGCGCGCCAGGGCGGCACGCCGAGCGACTATGCGCTCAACCGCCGTCCGTACGGCCCGCCGGCGCCAGTCTGCGCCGTGCCCACCACGGCCGGGACGGGATCGGAGGTGACGAGATCGGCCGTCATCACGGAACAGGGCACGCACCGAAAGCTCACCCTGAAGCACGAATCGCTGCGCCCGCCGCTTGCCGTGTGCGATCCGGCCCTCACCGCGAGCCTCCCGCCCGACGTGACGGCCCACACCGGCGTCGATGCGCTGGTGCACGCCATTGAAGGCTCCACGTGCAAGGGGACGCACCCCATCGCGCGAGCCTACGCCCACAAGGCACTTGGCCTTATCTATCGCGCGCTGCCAAGCGCCGTCAAGCACGGCGATCCGGCTTCGCGGCGCGACATGCTGCTCGGCAGCCTGCTCGCGGGTCTCGCGTTTGGATCGACAGATGTGGCCTCCGTGCACTGCCTGGCCGAGGCCCTGGGCAGTCTGTACGACACGCCGCACGGTTTGGCGAACGCGGTGATGCTTTTACCGACGCTTCGATACAACCTGCCCTGCTCGGTGGAACTGTACGCCTGGGTCGCGCGGGCCATGGGCCTGGCGCGCGAGGAGGATGGCGCCGAGCGCGCGGCGGAAGCGCTCCTCGCGGGACTTCGCACTTGGCTCGAGAGCCTCGAGATTCCAAAACTGCGAGATCTGCCAGGCGTGAACCCGTCGGACTTCGACCGCCTGGCGGAACTCGCGTACGAGAACACCTCGACGCCGAGCAACCCGCGCCCGATGACAGTGAGCGACTACCGCGCGGTGCTCGAGATGGCCTATGCAGACTGA
- a CDS encoding phosphodiester glycosidase family protein: MDERRPTRTRREKQPKSPGPRKPRRGLRALLYVAFTLVFGYVSTVLWIFEGPFTNLKKYIIESVDQTRHAYLLRPMSLFLVSEATIKKYALPDNLSGPTIPIQDIQRRDFSHINDPTVQMITLREPTFNAFILLVKDPKRIRVVATKYLHVRGETVMQMVQDSGAIAGINAGGFVDTNWQGTGAYPQGITITDGKLVSMTGSPNQPQPVIAFTKEGQMIAGTYSLNQLRSLDVWQCVGFGPVLVENGKPTVSAENYAVNPRTAIGQTKDGTVILLVTDGRYATGPNDVGASFADVARIMLQFHADIAANLDGGSSATFVYKGRMWNRPVDILGARAVATSIVVMPEGGGKRG; the protein is encoded by the coding sequence ATGGACGAGCGTCGACCAACGCGCACACGTCGGGAGAAGCAGCCCAAGAGCCCAGGTCCGCGAAAGCCGCGCCGGGGCCTGCGCGCGCTCCTGTACGTGGCGTTTACCCTGGTGTTTGGTTACGTGTCCACAGTGCTGTGGATCTTCGAAGGGCCGTTTACGAATTTGAAGAAGTACATCATCGAGAGCGTGGATCAGACCCGCCATGCGTACTTGCTGCGGCCCATGTCGCTTTTCTTGGTTTCAGAGGCCACCATCAAAAAGTACGCGCTGCCGGACAACCTGAGCGGGCCGACCATTCCCATCCAAGACATCCAGCGGCGCGACTTCAGTCATATCAACGATCCGACCGTGCAGATGATCACGCTGCGCGAGCCGACGTTCAACGCCTTCATCCTCTTAGTTAAAGATCCGAAGCGCATCCGCGTGGTGGCGACGAAATACTTGCACGTGCGCGGCGAGACCGTCATGCAGATGGTGCAGGATTCTGGCGCCATCGCGGGGATCAACGCCGGCGGCTTTGTCGACACCAACTGGCAGGGTACCGGCGCGTATCCGCAGGGGATCACCATCACGGACGGGAAGCTCGTCTCCATGACGGGATCGCCCAATCAGCCGCAGCCGGTGATTGCCTTCACCAAGGAGGGCCAGATGATTGCGGGGACGTACTCGCTCAATCAGCTGCGCTCGCTCGACGTGTGGCAGTGCGTCGGGTTTGGGCCGGTGCTCGTGGAAAACGGCAAGCCGACGGTGTCCGCCGAGAACTACGCGGTGAATCCCCGCACGGCCATTGGGCAGACGAAGGACGGCACCGTCATCCTGCTCGTGACGGACGGGCGGTATGCCACGGGGCCGAACGACGTGGGCGCGAGCTTTGCGGACGTCGCGCGCATCATGCTGCAGTTCCACGCGGATATCGCGGCCAATCTCGACGGCGGATCGTCCGCCACGTTCGTCTACAAGGGGCGCATGTGGAACCGGCCCGTCGACATCCTCGGCGCCCGCGCGGTGGCCACGTCCATCGTGGTGATGCCGGAAGGCGGTGGCAAGCGTGGCTAA
- a CDS encoding GtrA family protein, protein MAQVVSYACGMVNSFAWNRAVTFQAGAFRWGEVARFAAVNGVSLAASAVSIGLLSREGWSLVAAKAVVTLGTWSLNFVGSKWWVWRHARGQSSDSVRSV, encoded by the coding sequence GTGGCTCAGGTGGTATCCTATGCCTGTGGAATGGTGAACAGCTTCGCCTGGAACCGCGCCGTGACGTTTCAGGCCGGCGCGTTTCGCTGGGGGGAAGTCGCCCGCTTCGCGGCGGTGAACGGCGTGTCGCTCGCGGCCTCCGCCGTGAGCATCGGGCTCTTGTCGCGCGAGGGATGGTCCCTCGTCGCGGCGAAGGCGGTGGTCACCCTCGGAACTTGGAGTCTCAATTTTGTCGGATCGAAATGGTGGGTTTGGCGCCATGCCAGGGGACAATCGAGTGACTCTGTACGATCCGTCTAA
- a CDS encoding DUF420 domain-containing protein — translation MLAIVFSYINEACILISVACFIVGWYHIRHHRVRVHRRWMLRGVVFAALFFIIYALKTVLLGDNEFGGPKAMRPFYYGFLQVHSVLATVAAILGVITLVYASRARFSRHRKIAPWTLVTWFVTAATGLVVFILLYIVYTPGQAAGLLYSYLGR, via the coding sequence GTGCTGGCCATCGTGTTTTCGTACATCAACGAGGCCTGTATATTGATAAGCGTGGCATGTTTCATCGTGGGCTGGTACCACATCCGGCATCACCGCGTGCGTGTGCATCGGCGATGGATGCTCCGAGGCGTCGTGTTTGCCGCACTCTTTTTCATCATCTACGCGCTGAAGACGGTGCTCCTGGGCGACAACGAGTTCGGCGGGCCAAAAGCCATGCGCCCGTTCTACTACGGGTTTCTCCAGGTCCACTCCGTGCTCGCGACGGTGGCGGCCATTCTCGGAGTCATCACGCTCGTGTATGCGTCGCGCGCGCGCTTTTCACGTCATCGAAAGATTGCCCCTTGGACGCTTGTCACCTGGTTTGTAACGGCGGCCACTGGGCTGGTGGTGTTCATCTTACTCTACATCGTCTACACGCCGGGTCAAGCGGCGGGCCTCTTGTATTCGTATCTCGGGCGCTGA
- a CDS encoding aldo/keto reductase produces MRTAVLGRSGIQISEVGLGCMTLPADRAEAVRIIREAVDLGITFFDTADLYGQGMNEEVVGQALAPVRQRVVIATKVGNRFEPGKPGWTWDPSPAYIERAIHASLRRLRTDYIDLYQLHGGTMDDPFDEIVALMERFVEKGLIRAYGISSIRPNVIRRYLNGSNIATIMMQYSLLDRRPEEWFPEIEAKGVGVIARGPVASGWLTGKKVPKPDDLYLGYGAADLARALQILREVAPDRTPAQTAIQFSLAPSAVCCAIPGASRMEQVRENAEAGKLPPLTDAQMARLRDAYPAKVYTDHRPT; encoded by the coding sequence ATGCGCACCGCCGTACTTGGACGGAGCGGTATCCAAATCAGCGAAGTGGGCCTCGGCTGCATGACCCTTCCAGCCGATCGGGCCGAAGCCGTGCGCATCATTCGCGAGGCCGTCGATCTCGGCATCACCTTTTTCGACACCGCGGATCTGTACGGGCAGGGCATGAACGAAGAGGTGGTCGGCCAGGCGCTTGCGCCCGTGCGCCAGCGCGTCGTCATCGCCACCAAGGTCGGCAACCGGTTCGAGCCCGGCAAGCCCGGGTGGACCTGGGATCCGTCGCCCGCCTACATCGAGCGGGCGATTCATGCCAGCCTGCGGCGCTTGCGCACGGACTACATCGACCTGTACCAGTTGCACGGCGGCACCATGGACGATCCGTTCGACGAGATCGTCGCGCTGATGGAGCGGTTCGTCGAGAAGGGCCTCATTCGCGCCTACGGCATCTCGTCGATTCGGCCGAACGTCATTCGCCGCTATCTGAATGGCTCCAACATCGCGACCATCATGATGCAGTACAGCCTGCTGGATCGGAGACCGGAGGAGTGGTTTCCAGAGATCGAAGCGAAGGGCGTGGGCGTCATTGCGCGAGGGCCCGTGGCGAGCGGGTGGCTCACCGGCAAGAAGGTCCCGAAACCAGATGACCTGTATCTCGGCTATGGGGCGGCCGATCTCGCCCGCGCGCTGCAAATCTTGCGGGAGGTCGCGCCGGATCGAACACCGGCCCAGACGGCCATCCAGTTCTCCCTGGCGCCTAGCGCCGTCTGCTGCGCCATCCCCGGCGCATCGCGGATGGAGCAAGTGCGCGAGAACGCGGAGGCCGGCAAACTTCCGCCGCTCACGGACGCGCAGATGGCGCGCCTGCGCGACGCGTACCCTGCGAAAGTGTACACCGACCACCGTCCCACCTGA
- a CDS encoding O-methyltransferase — protein MSEPRHRERYIEAILPPDPVRDAIRHALLQRGWPDMCVSPALGRFLTQLAMSAGAALEIGTYAGYSAICIARGLRPGARLITLESRAEHADLARHHIDAARLGDRVDIALGDAAETLARLRADGHRFDLAFVDADKPNYPRYLDLVLHLLSPGGLIVFDNAFGRDRVFDPSAQSPTPVALRELHRRLFEDPRLVSTLLPMFDGVAIARVLA, from the coding sequence TTGTCCGAACCTCGCCATCGCGAGCGGTACATCGAAGCCATCCTGCCGCCCGATCCCGTCCGAGACGCCATTCGGCACGCGCTCTTGCAGCGCGGGTGGCCCGACATGTGCGTCTCGCCAGCGCTCGGCCGGTTCCTCACGCAACTCGCCATGAGCGCGGGCGCCGCGCTCGAAATTGGCACATACGCCGGCTACAGCGCCATCTGCATCGCGCGCGGCCTCCGCCCCGGCGCGCGGCTCATCACGCTCGAGTCTCGCGCCGAGCATGCCGATCTCGCCCGGCACCACATCGACGCCGCGAGACTTGGCGATCGCGTCGACATTGCCCTGGGGGACGCCGCGGAGACGCTGGCCCGCCTGCGCGCGGATGGGCATCGATTTGACCTCGCCTTTGTCGACGCCGATAAGCCAAACTACCCGCGATATCTCGACCTCGTGCTCCATCTTTTGTCCCCCGGCGGCCTCATCGTCTTTGACAACGCGTTTGGTCGAGATCGGGTGTTCGATCCGTCGGCCCAAAGCCCCACGCCGGTCGCGCTCAGGGAACTCCATCGCCGATTGTTCGAAGATCCGCGCCTCGTGAGCACCCTCTTGCCCATGTTTGACGGCGTGGCCATCGCGCGCGTCCTCGCGTGA
- a CDS encoding glucose 1-dehydrogenase, with protein sequence MDTRVAIVTGGGQGIGRAIAKTFWEDGWQVVIAEVDEEAGREAEAELAQSEGRVQARFVHTDVADESSVQSLVREVETAFSRLDLVVNNAGLGFPGVPLEELPAEVWDRILAVNLRGPFLMAKHAAPLLRKTRGCIVNIASTRALMSEPNTEPYSASKGGILALTHALAVSLGPEVRVNAISPGWIEVSEWKKSSLRTVPDLRPIDHAQHPVGRVGRPEDIAEVCRFLASDGASFITGQNFVVDGGMTIKMIYVE encoded by the coding sequence TTGGACACGCGTGTGGCCATTGTGACAGGGGGCGGCCAGGGCATCGGCCGCGCCATCGCGAAAACCTTCTGGGAGGACGGCTGGCAGGTCGTCATCGCGGAGGTGGACGAGGAGGCGGGCCGCGAGGCGGAAGCGGAACTGGCCCAAAGCGAAGGCCGGGTGCAGGCACGATTTGTGCACACCGACGTAGCGGATGAATCGTCGGTGCAGTCGCTCGTTCGCGAGGTCGAAACCGCGTTTTCCCGGCTCGATCTCGTCGTCAACAACGCGGGCCTCGGCTTCCCGGGCGTTCCCCTGGAGGAACTCCCAGCCGAAGTGTGGGATCGCATCCTCGCCGTCAACCTGCGCGGGCCGTTTCTCATGGCCAAGCACGCCGCGCCGCTCCTTCGCAAGACCCGAGGATGTATCGTTAATATCGCCTCCACACGGGCGCTCATGTCGGAACCGAACACGGAGCCGTACTCTGCCTCCAAAGGCGGCATACTCGCGCTCACGCACGCGCTGGCCGTGAGCCTGGGCCCGGAGGTGCGCGTGAACGCCATCTCTCCAGGGTGGATCGAGGTGTCCGAGTGGAAGAAGTCCTCGCTTCGCACGGTGCCCGATCTGCGCCCCATCGATCACGCCCAGCACCCGGTGGGACGCGTCGGTCGCCCCGAGGACATCGCGGAAGTGTGCCGGTTCCTCGCATCGGACGGCGCCTCGTTCATCACCGGGCAAAACTTCGTGGTCGATGGCGGCATGACCATCAAAATGATCTATGTGGAATGA